A part of Numida meleagris isolate 19003 breed g44 Domestic line chromosome 27, NumMel1.0, whole genome shotgun sequence genomic DNA contains:
- the HOMER3 gene encoding homer protein homolog 3 isoform X2 has translation MFLVESQKMSGTAVVVCLVLQLLRDVKPSVGSCIPRKTLKYQTVNVEMFLNEGLSNVSTLLVDEETDTLFVGGRDVISALDLNNISREIAREHWFATQERQLECIRRGKDKIRCQNYILFLHKINDSNLYVCGTNAYHPVCDHMLIHRTKMRLQGRAEESRGKCPFEPTLKYASVFVDGAFYSATSNNFLGTEPIILRSMQNPVRTEFKTSWLNEPSFVNMEIVPESESSPDGDDDKIYVFFTETAVEFEFYDKILVSRIARICKGDLGGKRLLQRRWTSFLKARLSCSIPELNFHFNIVQDVFFLRRGKWQDSIFYGIFAQQWGRLDISAVCAYSMPSIQEAFSKGSYKGPVTVEHSHMKWMVFRGEVPVPRPGACIDNFARSMGYNTSSDLPDKVLQFARDHPLMDGSVNPIGNRPVLLKRSSNYTRIVVDRVTGLDKQTYDVMFLGTNDGYLHKAFNCDGEMFIVEELQLFLSPEPVQFLQLSSKKGMLYVGSLSQVVQLPVSGCHRYKYCLDCILARDPYCAWSQASHACVLLSAQPADPKNLIQNVKYGDASRCLSVENDVRKYLFTLGNNVHLKCVPLSNLARVVWKFNGSRLQDKDSKYLLYDGGIAIFNVTMAESGFYDCLSAEKSKAKEFFITVARYALYAHPSTEKANVIATTDNINEAEAVGFQSSVPTYLLKDAIKQKSVGSQEENFIVKFLGAGFALLFFFLFTWNFYKGHISLPWKIRESSSQDTNADYLENPELTTGGSGAVRESSAVQTNKSFLNE, from the exons ATGTTTCTAGTTGAATCTCAGAAAATGAGTGGCACTGCTGTTGTCGTTTGTCTTGTTTTGCAATTGCTGCGAGATGTAAAGCCATCTGTCGGGAGCTGCATTCctagaaaaacattaaaataccaAA CTGTAAATGTAGAAATGTTTCTGAACGAAGGCTTGTCCAATGTTTCCACTCTCCTTGTGGATGAAGAAACTGATACGCTGTTTGTTGGAGGCAGGGATGTGATATCTGCCCTTGATTTGAATAACATTTCCAGAGAAATTGCCAGG GAACACTGGTTTGCTACACAGGAAAGACAGCTGGAATGTATTCGTAGAGGCAAGGACAAG ATACGATGCCAAAACTACATCCTCTTCCTCCATAAGATAAATGACTCTAACCTATATGTTTGTGGAACAAATGCCTATCACCCAGTGTGTGATCACATG CTTATCCATAGGACAAAGATGCGCTTGCaaggaagagctgaagagaGCAGAGGGAAGTGTCCTTTTGAACCAACTCTGAAGTACGCATCCGTTTTTGTAG ATGGAGCATTTTACTCGGCtacttcaaataatttcttgGGAACAGAACCTATAATACTTCGCAGCATGCAAAATCCTGtaagaacagaatttaaaacGTCTTGGCTAAATG AACCAAGCTTTGTCAACATGGAAATAGTACCTGAAAGTGAGTCTAGTCCAGATGGAGATGATGATAAAATTTATGTGTTCTTCACTGAAACAGCTGTTGAGTTTGAATTCTATGACAAGATTCTGGTGTCCAGAATTGCTCGTATCTGCAAA GGTGATCTTGGTGGAAAACGCTTACTGCAGAGAAGATggacttcatttttaaaagcccGACTTTCCTGTTCCATTCCAGAACTCAACTTCCATTTCAATATCGTTCAGGACGTCTTTTTTCTCAGGAGAGGGAAGTGGCAGGACAGCATATTTTATGGAATTTTTGCCCAACAGTG ggGAAGATTGGACATATCAGCTGTTTGTGCATACAGCATGCCAAGCATTCAGGAAGCCTTCTCCAAAGGAAGCTACAAAGGACCAGTAACTGTGGAACATTCCCACATGAAATGGATGGTTTTTAGAGGAGAGGTGCCAGTTCCACGTCCTGGTGCT tGTATTGATAATTTTGCCCGGAGTATGGGGTATAATACATCTTCTGACTTGCCCGACAAAGTTTTGCAGTTTGCTAGAGATCACCCTCTAATGGATGGTTCTGTAAATCCAATTGGTAACAGGCCAGTGCTACTGAAGAGAAGCTCAAACTATACCAGGATTGTGGTAGACAGAGTCACTGGCCTAGATAAACAGACCTACGATGTTATGTTTCTAGGAACAA ATGATGGATATTTGCATAAAGCTTTCAATTGCGATGGAGAAATGTTCATTGTGGAAGAGCTACAGCTGTTTCTGTCTCCTGAGCCTGTTCAGTTTCTTCAGCTGTCTTCTAAAAAG GGGATGCTCTATGTGGGGTCCCTGTCTCAAGTGGTACAGCTTCCAGTTTCGGGATGCCACCGGTACAAGTACTGCTTGGATTGCATCCTGGCAAGAGACCCGTACTGCGCCTGGTCGCAGGCTTCTCACGCCTGTGTTCTGCTGTCAGCTCAGCCTGCTGATCCAAA gaatttaattcaaaatgtgaaatatgGGGATGCTTCTCGCTGCCTTAGTGTAG AAAACGATGTGAGAAAATATCTCTTTACACTTGGAAACAATGTTCATCTTAAATGTGTTCCTCTTTCAAATCTGGCAAGAGTAGTGTGGAAGTTCAATGGGAGCCGACTTCAGGATAAGGACTCTAAATACCTCCTCTATGATGGAGGAATAGCAATATTCAATGTGACAATGGCTGAGTCTGGATTCTATGATTGCCTCTCAGCAGAGAAATCCAAAGCAAAGGAATTCTTTATCACTGTGGCCCGTTACGCCCTTTATGCACATCCAAGTACAGAGAAGGCGAACGTTATTGCCACAACAGATAACATTAATGAAGCAGAAGCTGTGGGTTTTCAGTCTTCAGTACCAACTTATTTACTGAAGGACgcaataaaacagaaatctgtggGCAGCCAGGAGGAGAATTTCATTGTTAAATTCCTGGGCGCtggttttgctcttcttttctttttcttgttcactTGGAATTTCTACAAGGGCCATATATCTCTGCCTTGGAAGATCAGAGAAAGCAGCTCACAAGACACCAATGCAGACTACTTGGAAAATCCAGAACTGACCACAGGAGGATCAGGGGCTGTAAGGGAGAGTTCAGCCGTACAAACAAACAAGTCTTTTCTTAATGAATAA